Proteins from a single region of Streptomyces spectabilis:
- a CDS encoding flavin monoamine oxidase family protein: MTSTVPTAVQHTDAQPPITMFGPDFPYAYDDFLAHPAGLGQIPATEHGTEVAVIGGGLSGIVAAYELMKMGLKPVVYEADQIGGRLRTVGFEGCDPGLTAEMGAMRFPPSSTALQHYIDLVGLETRPFPNPLAESTPSTVVDLKGESHYAETVADLPQVYRDVAKAWNDCLEEGADFSDMNRALRERDVPRIREIWAKLVEKLDNQTFYGFLCESEAFKSFRHREIFGQVGFGTGGWDTDFPNSILEILRVVYTEADDHHRGIVGGSQQLPLRLWDREPQKIVHWPLGTSLAELHEGRAPKPAVTRLHRTAGNNITVTDANGDIRTYRTAIFTAQSWMLLSKIECDDSLFPIDHWTAMERTHYMESSKLFVPVDRPFWLDKDEETGRDVMSMTLTDRMTRGTYLLDDGPDKPAVICLSYTWCDDSLKWLPLSANERMDVMLKSLGEIYPKVDIRKHIIGNPVTVSWENEPYFMGAFKANLPGHYRYQRRLFTHFMQDRLPEDKRGIFLAGDDISWTAGWAEGAVTTALNAVWGVMHHLGGATDATNPGPGDLYDEIAPVELPED, from the coding sequence ATGACGTCCACGGTGCCCACCGCCGTCCAGCACACCGACGCGCAGCCGCCCATCACCATGTTCGGGCCGGACTTCCCGTACGCGTACGACGACTTCCTCGCCCACCCGGCGGGGCTGGGTCAGATACCCGCGACCGAGCACGGCACCGAGGTCGCCGTCATCGGCGGCGGTCTGTCCGGCATCGTGGCGGCGTACGAGCTGATGAAGATGGGCCTCAAGCCCGTCGTGTACGAGGCCGACCAGATCGGCGGCCGGCTGCGCACCGTCGGCTTCGAGGGCTGCGACCCGGGCCTGACCGCCGAGATGGGCGCGATGCGCTTCCCGCCGTCCTCGACGGCGCTCCAGCACTACATCGACCTGGTGGGCCTGGAGACCCGGCCGTTCCCCAACCCCCTCGCGGAGTCGACGCCGTCGACCGTCGTCGACCTCAAGGGCGAGTCGCACTACGCCGAGACCGTCGCCGACCTGCCGCAGGTCTACCGCGACGTGGCGAAGGCGTGGAACGACTGCCTGGAGGAGGGCGCGGACTTCTCCGACATGAACCGCGCGCTGCGCGAGCGCGACGTGCCGCGCATCCGCGAGATCTGGGCCAAGCTGGTCGAGAAGCTCGACAACCAGACCTTCTACGGCTTCCTCTGCGAGTCCGAGGCCTTCAAGTCCTTCCGGCACCGCGAGATCTTCGGCCAGGTCGGCTTCGGCACCGGCGGCTGGGACACCGACTTCCCGAACTCCATCCTGGAGATCCTGCGCGTCGTCTACACCGAGGCCGACGACCACCACCGCGGCATCGTCGGCGGCTCCCAGCAGCTGCCGCTGCGCCTGTGGGACCGCGAGCCGCAGAAGATCGTGCACTGGCCGCTGGGCACCTCCCTGGCCGAGCTGCACGAGGGCCGCGCGCCGAAGCCCGCCGTGACCCGGCTGCACCGCACCGCGGGCAACAACATCACGGTCACCGACGCGAACGGCGACATCCGCACCTACCGGACGGCGATCTTCACCGCGCAGTCCTGGATGCTGCTCTCCAAGATCGAGTGCGACGACTCACTGTTCCCCATCGACCACTGGACGGCGATGGAGCGCACCCACTACATGGAGTCCAGCAAGCTCTTCGTCCCGGTGGACCGGCCGTTCTGGCTGGACAAGGACGAGGAGACCGGGCGTGACGTCATGTCGATGACGCTCACCGACCGGATGACGCGCGGAACCTACCTGCTGGATGACGGACCGGACAAGCCCGCCGTCATCTGCCTGTCCTACACCTGGTGCGACGACAGCCTGAAGTGGCTGCCCCTGTCGGCGAACGAGCGCATGGACGTCATGCTCAAGTCGCTCGGCGAGATCTACCCGAAGGTCGACATCCGCAAGCACATCATCGGCAACCCGGTGACCGTGTCCTGGGAGAACGAGCCCTACTTCATGGGCGCGTTCAAGGCCAACCTGCCGGGCCACTACCGCTACCAGCGCCGTCTGTTCACGCACTTCATGCAGGACCGCCTCCCCGAGGACAAGCGCGGCATCTTCCTCGCGGGCGACGACATCTCCTGGACGGCGGGCTGGGCCGAGGGCGCCGTGACGACGGCCCTGAACGCCGTGTGGGGCGTCATGCACCACCTGGGCGGCGCGACCGACGCGACCAACCCCGGCCCCGGCGACCTCTACGACGAGATCGCTCCGGTCGAGCTGCCGGAGGACTGA
- a CDS encoding carbon-nitrogen hydrolase family protein, whose protein sequence is MPPLRTALLQSSGRPGSVAANLKVLDEAAARAAAAGARLLVTPEMFLTGYAIGDDVPRLAEPADGDAADAVAEIAVRHGLAVAYAYPERDGEQVYNAVQLIDADGTRLANYRKTHLFGCFERDHFTPGDRAVVQAELDGVRIGLMICYDVEFPENVRAHALAGTDLLLVPTAQMHPFQFVAESVVPVRAFENQMYVAYVNRVGHEGEFEFVGLSTLAGPDGVARARAGRGDELVFADADPEFLAASREANPYLRDRRPGLYASLG, encoded by the coding sequence ATGCCGCCGCTGCGCACCGCCCTGCTCCAGAGCTCGGGGCGTCCCGGCTCCGTCGCCGCCAACCTCAAGGTCCTGGACGAGGCCGCCGCCCGCGCCGCGGCCGCCGGGGCGCGGCTCCTGGTGACGCCGGAGATGTTCCTGACGGGCTACGCCATCGGCGACGACGTGCCGCGCCTGGCCGAGCCCGCGGACGGCGACGCGGCGGACGCCGTCGCCGAGATCGCCGTGCGCCACGGCCTGGCCGTCGCCTACGCCTACCCGGAGCGCGACGGCGAGCAGGTGTACAACGCCGTCCAGCTCATCGACGCCGACGGCACCCGGCTCGCCAACTACCGCAAGACCCACCTCTTCGGCTGCTTCGAGCGCGACCACTTCACGCCCGGCGACCGGGCCGTCGTCCAGGCCGAGCTCGACGGCGTCCGGATCGGCCTGATGATCTGCTACGACGTGGAGTTCCCCGAGAACGTCCGCGCGCACGCCCTCGCGGGCACCGACCTGCTGCTCGTCCCGACGGCCCAGATGCACCCCTTCCAGTTCGTCGCCGAGTCGGTCGTGCCCGTGCGGGCCTTCGAGAACCAGATGTACGTGGCGTACGTCAACCGCGTCGGCCACGAGGGCGAGTTCGAGTTCGTCGGCCTGTCGACGCTCGCGGGCCCCGACGGCGTGGCCCGCGCCCGTGCCGGGCGCGGCGACGAGCTGGTGTTCGCCGACGCCGACCCGGAGTTCCTGGCCGCCTCCCGCGAGGCCAACCCCTATCTGCGCGACCGCCGCCCCGGCCTGTACGCGTCCCTCGGCTGA
- a CDS encoding Repetin, protein MSRTTFTRNSTRALAVGAALLVTAGVAGAAAASGEDVTRPAGVHRAEKKAETREAAALTGKAKMFRKTTEDVTFTFDAHLAKRNNGDPSKATGTFTFVHLDRPGGKGGWAKGRIDCLVTGGKVATVTGIVTETNLKKIEGGRVGFSVHDKGPGKLDRVGYSWAATGRPTGDKKLPKCNSAAPFEVVKKGTGDFHVTPWTPPYPEAR, encoded by the coding sequence GTGAGCCGCACCACCTTCACCCGCAACAGCACCCGCGCCCTCGCCGTGGGCGCCGCGCTCCTGGTCACCGCGGGTGTGGCGGGTGCAGCCGCCGCGTCCGGCGAGGACGTCACGCGCCCCGCCGGAGTCCACCGCGCCGAGAAGAAGGCGGAGACCCGTGAGGCGGCCGCGCTGACCGGCAAGGCCAAGATGTTCCGCAAGACCACCGAGGACGTGACGTTCACGTTCGACGCGCATCTGGCGAAGCGGAACAACGGCGACCCGAGCAAGGCCACCGGCACCTTCACGTTCGTGCACCTGGACAGGCCGGGCGGCAAGGGCGGCTGGGCCAAGGGCCGGATCGACTGCCTGGTGACGGGCGGCAAGGTGGCGACGGTGACCGGCATCGTCACCGAGACCAACCTCAAGAAGATCGAGGGCGGCCGCGTCGGCTTCAGCGTCCACGACAAGGGCCCGGGCAAGCTGGACCGCGTCGGCTACAGCTGGGCCGCCACCGGCCGCCCGACCGGCGACAAGAAGCTGCCGAAGTGCAACAGCGCCGCCCCCTTCGAAGTGGTCAAGAAGG
- a CDS encoding LLM class F420-dependent oxidoreductase, whose product MTTRLGLGLPQLKWADLGRDVPDVARFAERTGFDSVWVFERVLFPDPAAHGLYGVPGLPWPDDYRSVADPLVTLALAATATERARLGTSVLVAPLHVPFQLARSLASLDAASGGRVVAGLGTGWSVDEYAAAAAAPFERRGAVLDEVIDVCRAVWGPDPVAYEGELTRIVPSEVGPKPARPIPILLPANGPRALRRLVDRADGWMPIGTGADKLAEQWRRVREAAAERGRAEPVRTVLRVNPQYTPKAYDGPDRAPFRGSVEQITEDLAAHAAVGLDEILVDVQAGVRDAQELKDVAAELYAAARAAGV is encoded by the coding sequence ATGACGACCCGACTCGGCCTTGGTCTGCCGCAGCTGAAGTGGGCCGACCTGGGGCGCGACGTCCCGGACGTGGCGCGCTTCGCCGAGCGGACCGGCTTCGACAGCGTGTGGGTCTTCGAGCGCGTCCTGTTCCCGGACCCCGCGGCCCACGGCCTGTACGGCGTCCCGGGCCTGCCCTGGCCCGACGACTACCGCTCGGTCGCCGACCCGCTGGTCACGCTGGCGCTCGCCGCGACGGCCACCGAGCGGGCCCGGCTCGGCACCAGCGTCCTGGTGGCCCCGCTGCACGTGCCGTTCCAGCTGGCCCGCTCGCTGGCCTCGCTCGACGCGGCGAGCGGCGGCCGGGTGGTCGCGGGCCTCGGCACCGGCTGGTCCGTGGACGAGTACGCGGCCGCGGCGGCGGCCCCCTTCGAGCGGCGCGGCGCGGTCCTCGACGAGGTCATCGACGTGTGCCGGGCGGTGTGGGGCCCGGACCCGGTGGCGTACGAGGGCGAGCTGACGCGAATCGTGCCGTCGGAGGTCGGCCCCAAGCCCGCCCGGCCCATCCCGATCCTGCTGCCCGCGAACGGCCCGCGCGCGCTGCGCCGCCTGGTGGACCGCGCGGACGGCTGGATGCCGATCGGCACGGGCGCCGACAAGCTCGCCGAGCAGTGGCGGCGGGTCCGCGAGGCGGCCGCCGAGCGCGGCCGCGCGGAGCCCGTCCGGACCGTGCTGCGGGTGAACCCCCAGTACACCCCCAAGGCCTACGACGGCCCCGACCGGGCGCCGTTCCGGGGCAGCGTCGAGCAGATCACCGAGGACCTGGCCGCGCACGCCGCGGTGGGCCTGGACGAGATCCTCGTCGACGTCCAGGCCGGTGTGCGCGACGCGCAGGAGCTCAAGGACGTCGCCGCCGAGCTGTACGCGGCGGCACGGGCCGCGGGGGTGTAG